Proteins co-encoded in one Megalops cyprinoides isolate fMegCyp1 chromosome 1, fMegCyp1.pri, whole genome shotgun sequence genomic window:
- the LOC118780987 gene encoding cytochrome P450 3A30-like — MQGEISATGAEESTMSVLLFFSTTTWALLLLFLTLVVVYGYWPYGFFKSLGIQGPQPLPFIGTLLEYRKGLHDFDVECFKKYGRIWGLYDGRQPVMSIMDPAMIKTILIKECYSLFTNRRNFRLNGPLYDAISIVEDEEWKRIRSALSPSFTSGRLKEMFPIMKQHSDNLVESLQRKADSGEAAELKEFFGAYSMDVVTSTSFSVDIDSLNNPKDPFVTNIKKMLKFSFFNPLFLLIALFPFLTPLLEKMDLALFPTSVTDFFYASLQKIKAQREKNVHKNRVDFLQLMVDSQIPEKGTDPKGNESLKGLTDHEILSQSMMFIFAGYETSSSTLTFLAYNLATNPDVMKKLQEEIDQVFPNKAEIRYEPLMQMEYLDMVLNETLRVFPIAPRLERVCKKTIEINGVTIPKGTVVTVPTYALHRDPKLWSEPELFKPERFSKENKESIDPYVYIPFGAGPRNCIGMRFAILLIKLAVVQILQNFTFAVYDETEVPIQLNSQGLLAPKNPIKLKLVPR; from the exons ATGCAAGGTGAAATCTCTGCAACAGGAGCTGAAGAATCTACAATGAGtgtcctcttgtttttttcaaCAACAACCTGGGCCCTGCTTCTGTTGTTTCTAACCTTGGTTGTAGT GTATGGTTACTGGCCCTATGGATTCTTTAAATCATTGGGAATTCAGGGACCACAACCCTTGCCTTTTATAGGAACACTTCTTGAATATCGAAAG GGTCTACATGATTTTGATGTGGAGTGTTTCAAGAAATACGGGCGAATATGGGG TTTGTATGATGGCAGACAGCCAGTGATGTCCATTATGGATCCTGCAATGATCAAAACTATTCTGATCAAGGAGTGCTACTCTCTCTTCACCAACAGAAGA AACTTCCGTCTGAATGGTCCCTTATATGATGCCATCTCTATTGTGGAGGACGAAGAGTGGAAGAGAATTAGAagtgctctctccccctcttttaCCAGTGGCCGACTCAAGGAG ATGTTTCCAATTATGAAGCAACACTCTGACAATTTAGTTGAGAGTCTACAGAGAAAGGCTGACAGTGGGGAAGCAGCAGAACTGAAGGA GTTCTTTGGTGCATACAGTATGGATGTTGTCACCAGTACGTCCTTCAGTGTTGACATTGACTCTCTCAATAATCCCAAAGATCCATTTGTCACCAACATCAAGAAAATGCTCAAATTTAGTTTTTTCAATCCTCTTTTTCTCTTAATAG CATTGTTCCCATTTTTAACTCCCCTTCTGGAGAAAATGGACCTCGCCTTATTTCCAACATCTGTGACAGATTTCTTTTATGCCTCCCTTCAGAAAATAAAGGCACAGAGGGAAAAGAATGTTCATAAG AATCGTGTGGATTTTCTGCAACTGATGGTGGATTCCCAGATACCTGAAAAGGGAACTGACCCAAAAGGAAATGAATCACTGAAAG gACTTACTGACCATGAAATTTTGTCTCAGTCaatgatgtttatttttgctggGTATGagaccagcagcagcactctCACATTCCTGGCATACAACCTGGCAACCAATCCTGACGTCATGAAAAAACTGCAAGAGGAGATTGACCAGGTCTTCCCAAACAAG GCCGAAATCAGATATGAACCACTAATGCAAATGGAGTACTTGGATATGGTTTTGAATGAGACTCTGAGGGTCTTTCCCATTGCTCCTCGTCTTGAGAGGGTTTGCAAGAAGACCATTGAGATCAATGGGGTGACCATTCCTAAAGGGACCGTTGTCACAGTTCCAACTTACGCCCTGCATCGTGACCCCAAATTGTGGTCAGAACCTGAGCTCTTCAAACCTGAGAG GTTCAGTAAGGAGAACAAAGAGAGCATAGACCCTTATGTCTACATACCATTTGGAGCTGGTCCTCGGAACTGCATTGGGATGAGGTTTGCCATCCTCCTCATTAAACTGGCTGTGGTGCAGATACTACAGAACTTCACCTTTGCTGTTTATGATGAGACAGAG